The segment aacgatttgcaagtatgaatcattgatccggtatcaaatacccatgaatcatcaggacgagtagcaagattaatttcaataacatttatacctgaagaggaagtcttacttcccttcttctttttgagttcttccaagtacaatttgcagttcctccgccaatgaccagtcttatggcagtggtggcaagtgtcagaagcggcagggctagccttgggctttccaacaggtttaggcttagaactcgagatctcatccgaagttttagccttacccttgcgctttctcttcttgctatccttttgaaccatcatcacatgactagagctcttcttaatgctttcctcagcagtttttagcatcccatgcaattcagccatgcttttctccatgctgttcatatgaaagttcaaaatgaacggctcgaagctcgcagggagcgattggagaattacatccgtagccaactcagggctaaggggaaaaccaagtttttccaggctctcaatgtaaccaatcattttgatcacatgaggactgactggactgccttctgttaacctacacgcaaacaaggactttgaggtgttgtacctctcggcccgagcttggttctcaaacatgcctcggagtcccacaatcatatcatgggcatccctgttctcatattgcttctgaagctcagagaacatacaggcaagcatgaggcagctaacatccagtgaatcgttggtgtgcttctcataagccctccgatccgtggcaggagcattatcagctggttcatcaggataggggacctctagaacatattcctttttctcttgtttgagaacaattctcagatttctataccaatcaataaagtttgttccagaaagcttctctttttcaagaatcgatcgcaaattaaaactggaagtgttactagcggccggtgccataatctacaacagaaaatgcaggttcagcactatgcctatgtgaacaatttaacaaaagatactccactatatgtgttttccctctaacaacatatagaggatcaagatccatattcaactaagttctagtgagctttggcatcactgttagaaacttagtgacataggtaagcaacgccttgctaatcacatccctatgtgactcttgtttgctgggtggcatcgaatgccccggcgcccaacaccatgccccaaagcccaaaaccgttttgatagctttatcaagtaaaccaatactatgcgtgtggatgtccgacatccactctaattggttaagataaatgatggcaccctgctttggcagacctaccacacaatgatcaaaacctttgtaggtgcagctattggaagggcatcaattactcttgatttttctgagggaaactactctatcatgaaaatcatatccaccacatataaaacatgaaagaatagtatgacaggaacataaaaacatcacaggcaatcatattaactgtgacatagtatggccccttcacatggtgatcttcatcgccacggttcctgtcctccgggtcatcatgcttcaaatctccatgatcttgttcttgtctattacacctaatagcactagataaattacataagaagaagcatcacaagtcgacacgcaggtcgttatacaataacatgacagccttgggctgcaattaaccatgacacgcaggccatgaaaaattacacacatgcatcacatatcacaaggccataccagtcacaacattctctgcaaaaacgagttaagcgtagaatcgaattctaatgtcgtgatgggatcatgttattacaacaatctatgcgtgtacgcgacggcggTCCCGCTGGCCGGTCAGCGGGCGGGGGTCGAGGGGGGAGCCGCCCCCCGCGGGTTTCAGAGCAgcgccctgaaaacctctcggaaatacatagatcgcatctatgaaattgctatgaaaatctcatcggatcgatcgtatcgagccaattccgagtcattcataatgcctcaatttccattagatcaatcccattgatcatcgcgtgaggtttttccagaaacgatgacagcacacatgacctcgatctgctgttctcccgaccatgtcgcgatgcatgcagttagccccgatggtgattccagccggtaggggcaagtcgcacgcaaaaacaggtgggagatcgagctaatctttttggctatgtggtttcatcgattggcatctcatccgatctctaattcacataaccaaccgtgcattgatcaatccatcatatgaactgataaaaaacaatagatctaatctatttctatcacatatcttctatatgtgactgatccagatcaaaaactacgcaggatTGCTCTGATatcactgaagggttgcgggtaggctacgctagcacaaaataaattttctctaccgcattcaaccaggaagccatgcgagtaggggatcatgaatcgttaccacttgacgagcagtgcagcggaagaagag is part of the Phragmites australis chromosome 12, lpPhrAust1.1, whole genome shotgun sequence genome and harbors:
- the LOC133887202 gene encoding uncharacterized protein LOC133887202; translation: MNSMEKSMAELHGMLKTAEESIKKSSSHVMMVQKDSKKRKRKGKAKTSDEISSSKPKPVGKPKASPAASDTCHHCHKTGHWRRNCKLYLEELKKKKGSKTSSSGTEKD